CAAAGAGTATTTTGATGAGCTTGATGAAGGCTTTTTAAGCGGAGAGTGCAATATCGGAGAAGAGGAGTTTGAGGATCTGGCTATTTTTATGAAGGATTGCGAAAATATGATAATAGACAGCACTTTCTTCTCACATCCAGACTCCAAGATGATATTTGAATGTTTAAATTTGCTAAATTTAAATACTATTGTCGCGGATAGTAAGATTAAAGAAATTAAGACTTACGGAAATTTAGATGAGTTAAAGGAACTTGAGAGCTTTGATGGAAGCGTTGTCTTCGGGCTTGTCGGAGATAGCCGTGAGCTTGTAGGATCTTCTAGCTTTGCTATTGCGGCCAAAATAAAAGATGGAGATGAGGTTAAAATAAAGGCCAATGGACTTGATATAGAGAGAAAATTTAGACTAAATAGTTCTATGAAAGGAACTGTGGCAATATTTAAACATAGTCAAATTAATGGCTACAACTTCAAAGTAGCAAAAATTAGCAATTTAGGATGAGATTATAATATGAGTGAGCAAATCACCCTCTTTATAGACGGCATAGAATGCAAAGCATATGAAGGTGAGTATATACTTGGCACCGCAAGAAAAAACGGGATATTTATCCCTGCAATCTGCTATCTTACCGGATGTTCGGCGACTTTAGCCTGCAGATTATGTATGGTGGAGGCTGATGGAAAGAGAGTATATGCCTGCAATACGAAAGTCAAAGAGGGTATGAATGTAGTTACAAATACCGATGAAATTAGCGTAGAGCGTAATGCTATTATGCAAACTTATTGTATAAATCACCCTCTTGAGTGTGGAGTATGCGATCAAAGCGGAGAATGCGAGTTACAAAATTTTACTACGCTCATGGGAGTAAACAGTCAAAAATACGCCATCAAAGATACTCATAAACCTCATAAAAATTGGGGTAAGATAAACTACGATCCATCTCTTTGCATAGTTTGCGAGAGGTGTGTTACCGTATGTTCTGATAAGATTGGCGAAAGTGCGCTAAAAACCACTCCAAGAGGTGGCGATCAACCTGCCAAGGAGTTAAAAGACAGTATGCCAAAAGATGCTTTTGCTGTTTGGAACAAATTCCAAAAGAGCCTTATAGCGCCTAGTGTGGCGGCAAATTTAGACTGCTCGTTTTGCGGTGAGTGTACTAGTGTATGTCCTGTCGGAGCTCTTGTGGGAAGTGAGTTTCAATACAGCTCAAACACATGGGAATTAACCAGGATACCTGCTTCAAATCCGCATTCAAGCGATTGTGAATTGATGTATTACGACATCAAAGAGAGTGGGATAGAAAATCGCAAAAAAAGAATTTATAGAGTTAGTAACGACTTTCAATTTACTACTTTAAATACGGCAGCTAGATACGGATATGATTTTGCCAATGAAAATGCTAAAAAAGACGAGATTAAATTTAAAGAGATAGCCGATAGATTTAAAAACGGTGAAGTAAAAAATATAAAATTTAATAGCTTTATCACAAATGAAGAGGCCTTAATTTTAGAGCATTTAAGGCGAAAATTCGGGTTAAATTTAGTAAATAGCGAGGCTAAAAAATATCAGGACTTTTTAAACGAATTTGCTAAGTTTGGCGGCGAGAGCCTATATAACGGCGATGTAGAAAGCTTAAATAAAACGGATTTTATTATAAGTGTAGGAACTCTTTTAAGATATGACAGTCCCAATATAAGCTATGCTCTAAATAACGCACTTAAAATAAATAAATCCTCGGCAATCTATTTTCATCCTATAGTAGATAGGGTTATTAAAAACTACTCTAAAAATCTACTTTTTATTCACCATAAAGCGGGATTAGAAGCTGATATACTGCTTTGGATTTTGCAAAATTTTGCAGAAAATTTAGAGAGTGATCTTGATGGGTTTTTGAGAGAAAATTTAATCACTTCTAAAAAAATAGTAGAAATCTTAGAGCCAAAAGAGATAGAAGAAGAGGTGATTAAAAAAGTTACCTATGAAAACGGCGAAACAAAAGAGATTAAAGAGGTTATTAAAAAGCAGATAAATGAGAAAAAAGAGCAGGAGATAAGTGTAGAGGTTTCAAAATTTGCTCTAAATTTAGGAATTGATGAAGATAGGGCAAAGTCTTTAACCGATAAAAAGCAAAGTTTTGCGCTAATTATCGGAGAAGATTTTTATTATCACGAAAATGCCACCGCTTTAGCAGCTCTTGTAGGTCTTATAGCCAAATTTACTAAATTTAAGGTGATTTTGATTCCGCCTAGAACAAATTCTTTAGGGGTTGCTAAAATTTGTAGGCTATCAGAAGAACAGAGTGGATTTAGCTTTGGCTATAACGAAAAGGCCGATTTTAGCATGAGTCTATTTGAAGGAGATATAGATGCATCGGCACTTACCCAGCAGGAGGGGACATTTAGCAATTATGATAAGCGAGTTGTACCTACAAATGCGGCCTTAAAATATGAAGGCTATACTCTAAACGATTTGGCAAACGAGCTTGGAATCAGGTCTAAATGGACGATTGACTATACGCCAAAGCTTGGTCAGATTGCTGAATTTGAGAGTGTGGAATTTGATGAGCTTGATAATTTTTATGAAAATTCGGGAGCCTGCAAAAGAGGATATCTTTTAAAATCTCAAAAAATAAAGAGTGAAGCAAGGCTTGATATTAAAAATTTAAAGAGCGAAGAAGTTGAATTTAACATTTATAGAGCAAATCCTATTCATCAATTTTCAAAATTTACAAACCTAGCCTCGCAGCTTAATGAGGCTGGAGCCTTGTATGTATCAAGCGGATTTTTAGACGAAAACGGCTTTAAGGATAGCGAGATAGTAAATTTAAAAAATGAAAATTTAACTTTAGCTATTAGGCTAAAACTGGATAGCGATTTAGAAGGTGTTGCTGCATATATTGGAGATTTTGACGATCATATTGATATAGAGCCGTTTTTTGTCAGCAGATACGCAAATTTAAAGATAGAGAGGGCATAAGATGGATGGGTTTTTTATAGTCGAAACTATCGTAAAATCTTTAATTGTAATATCTGTTTTTGCCACTCTTGCTGGACTTGGAACTTATGCCGAGCGAAAGGTTTTAGCCTATATGCAGCGTAGAATAGGACCAAGTATGGTAGGTCCTGGAGGCATTTTACAGCTTGTTGCGGATATGATAAAGCTTTTTACCAAAGAGGATATCATCCCTCAGTTTGCAAACAAGCCTATCTTTATGATAGCGCCTATTATTTCTGCTGTTGGAGCCTTTGCAGCACTTGCTGTAGTACCGTTTTTTCCGGAATTTACACTTTTTGGACGCACAATTAGGCCGATTTTAGCAGATGTGGGCGTCGGAGTGCTTTATGTGCTTGGAGTTGGAGGGGTTTGCGTGCTATCCCCGCTTCTTGCTGGACTTTCAAGCCACAATAAATATGCGCTTATAGCCGCGGCAAGAGCTTCTATGCAGCTTATTAGCTTTGAAGTGGTAACTGGACTTTCTCTTTTAAGCGTGATTATGATGGTTGGCTCTTTGTCTTTAATAGATATCAACAACTACCAAAATACAGGTCTTGGAGGCTGGCTTATTTTTAAGCAGCCGCTAGCTTTTGTACTATTTTTGATATCGGCGTTTGTAGAGACCAATAGAACTCCGTTTTGTATGACCGAGAATGAGACGGAGCTAATCGCCGGCTATGGCACAGAGTATTCCGGTATGCGCTGGGCTATGTTTTTTATAGGTGAGTATGCTAATATGATAACGGCTTCATTTTTAGTAAGTCTTGTGTTTTTAGGCGGATTTAATCCTGTTTGGTTTTTGCCTGGCGGACTGATGATACTTTTAAAGGTTAGTTTTATATTTTTCTTATTTCTTTGGAGTAGGGCTGCATGGCCTCATGTCAGAGTTGATCAGCTTATGGGGCTTTGTTGGAAGGTTTTGATGCCTTTGGCTGTCTTAAATATCCTGATAACCGGTTTAGTGTTGGTGTGAGATGAAAGATTATATTTTTATAAAAACAGATGATGCAGCGATCTCTAATATTGATAAATTTAAAAGGCTAGTAAGGCGAACCTTTAAACTTGAGCTTTTTAAGGGGCTTTGGATAGTTCTAAAAGAGATGATTAACGGTAAGTCGCATACTCTTTTATATCCTCTTGAAAAGATGCAGCTTAGCCCTAGATATAGGGCCGTGCATAAGCTTATGAAATTTGTAGAGAGTGAAAACGAACGATGTATAGGATGCGGGCTCTGTGAGAAAATTTGTGTCAGTAACTGTATCGCTATGGAAACTAAGCTTGATGAGAATGGACGAAAGAGGGTTGTAAACTACTCTATAAACTATGGTCGGTGTGTATATTGCGGGCTTTGCGCCGATGTTTGTCCGGAAATTGCCATAGTGCATGGAAGCGAATATGAAAACGCAAGCGAGCAAAGAGCTTATTTTGGCTTTAAAGAGGATCTTTTAACTCCAAGAGATAAGCTTTGTGAACAGGTGGAATTTCCTGGATATGGTAGCTTAAGAGAGGATGCGGATAAATTTGTCAAAGCAACTCCAAATGCATATATAAATATAGATGAAATTTCTAGTGAGCTACAAAAACAGAGTGAAATTTCAAAGGAAAATAAAGATGTTTGAAGTAGTAGCCTTTTATTTTTTCGCCGCTACCTCTATAGCATGCTTTGGTATAAGCGTATTTAGTAAAAATGTTCTTTATGCTATGAGCGCACTAGCTGGCGGAATGATCTTTATTTCCGGATTTTTCTTTTTGCTTGGGGCTGAATTTTTAGGAGTTGTACAAATAATTGTTTATACTGGAGCAATAATGGTTCTGTATGCATTTTCGATGATGTTTTTTGATGTCAGCAAAGATGTAGTAGAAAATAGAAGCAAGGCAGCAAATAGGCTAATATACACTCTTAGCGTATTATCTGCTCTTATTTTGGTGCTTATATTTGCAGCTCCGATCGTCTCATCAAATTTAAACGCTCAATATCCTATCGTAGAAAATGTCGGTAATGTTGAGATGATAGGAATTTTGCTATTTACAAAATATCTAATTGTGTTTGAATTGGCGGCTGTAATGCTACTTGTTGCTATGGTAAGCGCTATAGTGCTCGCTCACAAAGATATGGATATGGGAGATAGCGATGATAACGCTTAGTCACTATTTGATAGTTTCGGCGATTATGTTTGGACTCGGTATTTTTGGCATCATAAAAAGAACTAACCTAATAATGCTATTTTTTTCTACTGAAATTTTATTAAACTCAGCAAATGTAGCTTTGGCTGCGATATCTAAATTTAGCGGAGATATGACAGGGCAAATTTTTGCCTTTTTTATTATAGCTGTTGCCGCTAGCGAGGTAGCGGTAGGGCTTGGACTCTTAGTGCTTTGGTATAAAAAGACAGGTTCTATAGAGATTTCAAGCATGAAGAGCATGAGGAGAGAGTCGTGAATCAAGCTGTTTTATTTCTAGCTTCGCTATTTTTACCGCTTGTATCCGCAATATTTGCCGGTGTCTTTTCACACTCAAGACAGATGAATTTTGTGGGAGTAATATGCTCTGCTCTTATAACTTTAAGCACGGTATCTTCGTTGATATTTTTAAATTTGGTAATAGTTGGCGGAGAGATTGAGATTTATCTTAAGGATTTTATCGTAGCGGGTGGATTCGAGAGCGAATTTAGCTTTATTATAGATGAAGTAAGCGTCATAATGATGTCTGTTGTTGGTATAGTAGCAAGTGTAGTGCATATATATTCTATAAGCTATATGCATAATGATGCCGGATTTAATAGATTTTTTAGCTATCTTGGGCTGTTTGTCTTCTCTATGCTAATACTTGTAATGAGCGATAATTTTATCGGACTGTTTATAGGCTGGGAGTGCGTAGGATTATGCTCTTGGTTGCTAATTGGCTTTTGGTATAAAAAGCAGAGTGCAAGCTGGGCGGCAAATGAAGCCTTTATAATGAATAGGGTAGCGGATCTGGCTATGCTAATAGGAATATTTCTGATATATCAAGAGTTTGGAAGCATAAGATATGATGAGGTTTTTAATATGGTCTCAAGTACCGATTCTTATCTGATAATACTAATTGCGGCTTGTTTATTTGTGGGTGCGATGGGCAAGAGTGCTCAATTTCCATTTCATACCTGGCTTGCAGATGCTATGGAGGGACCAACTCCGGTATCGGCTCTAATCCATGCCGCTACGATGGTAACAGCCGGAGTTTATCTTGTCATTAGAGCCAATGAAATTTTTGCTATAACTCCAGAGATTAGTAGCTTTATAGCCTATCTTGGAGCTTTTGTAGCGATATTTGCGGCATCGATGGCCCTTGTAAATAGAGATCTAAAAAAGATAATAGCTTATTCTACGCTATCTCAGCTTGGTTATATGTTTGTAGCCGCAGGGCTTGGAGCTTACTGGATAGCGCTATTTCACCTTACCACTCACGCTTTTTTTAAGTCGTTATTGTTTTTATGCGCCGGTAACGTAATGCACGCGATGAATGATGAGCTTGATATCAAAAAGATGGGCGGACTTTATAAATTTATGAAGATAACCGCTATATTTATGGTTATTGGCTCTGTTGCATTGGCTGGATTTTATCCATTTGCAGGATTTTTCTCTAAGGATAAAATTTTAGAAGTGGCATTTAACGAAGGCAGTTTTATCATATACGCTATGCTTTTAGCAGGAGCTGCTATGACGGCATTTTATAGCTTTAGACTAATAATGCTTGTGTTTTTTACGGATAGCAAATTTGAGCATCATCCGCATGAGGCAAGTAGATCTGGCATAATCTCTCTTGCGCCTCTTGTGATAATGTCTTTTGTGGTGGGCTTTTTGGAACATAAATTCGAGATTATTTCAACCATAGTTTTACCAGATTATGTATTTGATATTAAAGATAGTACTAGAAATTTAATGGTGATTTTTACTCTTTTAATAGTATTTGCTTCAACAGCCTTTGCTATATTTGCCTATAAAAGAGGAATTTTTAAAGAGGAAATTAGAGGGCTTTGGGTTTATAAAATTTTAGAGCAACAATACTATATACCTCAAATTTATGAGAGAATTTTTATAAGAGGGTATAAGGCGGTAGCAAAAATATGTAGGAATTTTGATGAAGCCATAATAGATAGAAGTGTCGATTTTATCGCAAAAACGATCCACTCTTTTGCTAAATTTTCAGACAATATGCAAAGCGGAGATCTAAGTGTCATGCTTAGATTGATGGTGCTTGGATTTGCCATCTTGCTAACCCTTGCATTTTTGTTTACAAAGGCCATAAATGCTTAGTTTGATAATATTTTTTCCGGCTTTTGCTGCAATGCTTGGCTTTTTGATAGACGAGAAGAGCATTAAGGTTTATGGGGTTTGTATAGCCTTTATAGAGTTTTTGTTGACTCTTTTTATGTGGTTTAGCTTTAGTGGAAGCATTGAGGAATTTAGCCTTATAAATCATCTCTCTTTGGTTGGGTTTTTAAATGTAAACTATACTGTAGGTGTTGATGGAATTTCTCTATTTTTAGTTATTTTAAGCTCATTTACGACTTTTATCGGGCTTATATCTTTAAATTTAAAGGGAAATTTAAAGCACCTTGTCATATCGATTCTATTTTTAGAGATGACTATGATGGGAGTCTTTTTGGCCCTTGACGCGGTTTTATTCTATATATTTTGGGAGCTTAGCCTGCTTCCTATGTTATATATAATAGGCGCTTGGGGAAGCGGAAATAGAATTTATGCCGCGGTTAAATTTTTCATATATACCTTTTTTGGCTCTGTTTTTATGCTTGTAGCGATTTTGGCGATGGCATATCTGCACTATAGGACAAATGGATTTTGGAGCTTTTCTATAGTTGATTGGCAAAATTTAAAACTTCCTTTAAATACTCAAATTTGGCTATTTTTAGCATTTTTTATTGCCTTTGCGGTAAAAACTCCTATGTTTCCGTTTCATACCTGGCTTCCTTACGCTCACGGTCAAGCTCCTACCATAGGTTCAGTTTTACTTGCTGCGGTCTTGCTTAAGATGGGAACTTACGGCTTTGTAAGGTTTTCTCTTCCTATGTTTCCGGACGCTAGTGTTGAGCTATTTAATATAGTAGCAATTTTGGCCATTGTTATGGTTATCTATACAGCCTTAATAGCTTATGTTCAAGACGATATGAAGCAGGTTATAGCCTATAGCTCTATTTCACATATGGGTATTATAGTGCTTGGAATTTTTGCTATGAACATAGAGGGTATTGGTGGAGCTATATTTATGATGATTAGCCACGGTATAGTCAGTGGAGCTTTGTTTTTGCTAGTTGGCGTGATATACGAGCGAAGGCATACTAAGATGATA
This Campylobacter sp. RM16192 DNA region includes the following protein-coding sequences:
- a CDS encoding NADH-quinone oxidoreductase subunit G; its protein translation is MTLFIDGIECKAYEGEYILGTARKNGIFIPAICYLTGCSATLACRLCMVEADGKRVYACNTKVKEGMNVVTNTDEISVERNAIMQTYCINHPLECGVCDQSGECELQNFTTLMGVNSQKYAIKDTHKPHKNWGKINYDPSLCIVCERCVTVCSDKIGESALKTTPRGGDQPAKELKDSMPKDAFAVWNKFQKSLIAPSVAANLDCSFCGECTSVCPVGALVGSEFQYSSNTWELTRIPASNPHSSDCELMYYDIKESGIENRKKRIYRVSNDFQFTTLNTAARYGYDFANENAKKDEIKFKEIADRFKNGEVKNIKFNSFITNEEALILEHLRRKFGLNLVNSEAKKYQDFLNEFAKFGGESLYNGDVESLNKTDFIISVGTLLRYDSPNISYALNNALKINKSSAIYFHPIVDRVIKNYSKNLLFIHHKAGLEADILLWILQNFAENLESDLDGFLRENLITSKKIVEILEPKEIEEEVIKKVTYENGETKEIKEVIKKQINEKKEQEISVEVSKFALNLGIDEDRAKSLTDKKQSFALIIGEDFYYHENATALAALVGLIAKFTKFKVILIPPRTNSLGVAKICRLSEEQSGFSFGYNEKADFSMSLFEGDIDASALTQQEGTFSNYDKRVVPTNAALKYEGYTLNDLANELGIRSKWTIDYTPKLGQIAEFESVEFDELDNFYENSGACKRGYLLKSQKIKSEARLDIKNLKSEEVEFNIYRANPIHQFSKFTNLASQLNEAGALYVSSGFLDENGFKDSEIVNLKNENLTLAIRLKLDSDLEGVAAYIGDFDDHIDIEPFFVSRYANLKIERA
- the nuoH gene encoding NADH-quinone oxidoreductase subunit NuoH, which translates into the protein MDGFFIVETIVKSLIVISVFATLAGLGTYAERKVLAYMQRRIGPSMVGPGGILQLVADMIKLFTKEDIIPQFANKPIFMIAPIISAVGAFAALAVVPFFPEFTLFGRTIRPILADVGVGVLYVLGVGGVCVLSPLLAGLSSHNKYALIAAARASMQLISFEVVTGLSLLSVIMMVGSLSLIDINNYQNTGLGGWLIFKQPLAFVLFLISAFVETNRTPFCMTENETELIAGYGTEYSGMRWAMFFIGEYANMITASFLVSLVFLGGFNPVWFLPGGLMILLKVSFIFFLFLWSRAAWPHVRVDQLMGLCWKVLMPLAVLNILITGLVLV
- the nuoI gene encoding NADH-quinone oxidoreductase subunit NuoI; this encodes MKDYIFIKTDDAAISNIDKFKRLVRRTFKLELFKGLWIVLKEMINGKSHTLLYPLEKMQLSPRYRAVHKLMKFVESENERCIGCGLCEKICVSNCIAMETKLDENGRKRVVNYSINYGRCVYCGLCADVCPEIAIVHGSEYENASEQRAYFGFKEDLLTPRDKLCEQVEFPGYGSLREDADKFVKATPNAYINIDEISSELQKQSEISKENKDV
- a CDS encoding NADH-quinone oxidoreductase subunit J; the encoded protein is MFEVVAFYFFAATSIACFGISVFSKNVLYAMSALAGGMIFISGFFFLLGAEFLGVVQIIVYTGAIMVLYAFSMMFFDVSKDVVENRSKAANRLIYTLSVLSALILVLIFAAPIVSSNLNAQYPIVENVGNVEMIGILLFTKYLIVFELAAVMLLVAMVSAIVLAHKDMDMGDSDDNA
- the nuoK gene encoding NADH-quinone oxidoreductase subunit NuoK: MITLSHYLIVSAIMFGLGIFGIIKRTNLIMLFFSTEILLNSANVALAAISKFSGDMTGQIFAFFIIAVAASEVAVGLGLLVLWYKKTGSIEISSMKSMRRES
- the nuoL gene encoding NADH-quinone oxidoreductase subunit L, encoding MNQAVLFLASLFLPLVSAIFAGVFSHSRQMNFVGVICSALITLSTVSSLIFLNLVIVGGEIEIYLKDFIVAGGFESEFSFIIDEVSVIMMSVVGIVASVVHIYSISYMHNDAGFNRFFSYLGLFVFSMLILVMSDNFIGLFIGWECVGLCSWLLIGFWYKKQSASWAANEAFIMNRVADLAMLIGIFLIYQEFGSIRYDEVFNMVSSTDSYLIILIAACLFVGAMGKSAQFPFHTWLADAMEGPTPVSALIHAATMVTAGVYLVIRANEIFAITPEISSFIAYLGAFVAIFAASMALVNRDLKKIIAYSTLSQLGYMFVAAGLGAYWIALFHLTTHAFFKSLLFLCAGNVMHAMNDELDIKKMGGLYKFMKITAIFMVIGSVALAGFYPFAGFFSKDKILEVAFNEGSFIIYAMLLAGAAMTAFYSFRLIMLVFFTDSKFEHHPHEASRSGIISLAPLVIMSFVVGFLEHKFEIISTIVLPDYVFDIKDSTRNLMVIFTLLIVFASTAFAIFAYKRGIFKEEIRGLWVYKILEQQYYIPQIYERIFIRGYKAVAKICRNFDEAIIDRSVDFIAKTIHSFAKFSDNMQSGDLSVMLRLMVLGFAILLTLAFLFTKAINA
- a CDS encoding NADH-quinone oxidoreductase subunit M; this translates as MLSLIIFFPAFAAMLGFLIDEKSIKVYGVCIAFIEFLLTLFMWFSFSGSIEEFSLINHLSLVGFLNVNYTVGVDGISLFLVILSSFTTFIGLISLNLKGNLKHLVISILFLEMTMMGVFLALDAVLFYIFWELSLLPMLYIIGAWGSGNRIYAAVKFFIYTFFGSVFMLVAILAMAYLHYRTNGFWSFSIVDWQNLKLPLNTQIWLFLAFFIAFAVKTPMFPFHTWLPYAHGQAPTIGSVLLAAVLLKMGTYGFVRFSLPMFPDASVELFNIVAILAIVMVIYTALIAYVQDDMKQVIAYSSISHMGIIVLGIFAMNIEGIGGAIFMMISHGIVSGALFLLVGVIYERRHTKMIAEFGGLANVMPRYALIFCVVMLGSIGLPLTIGFVGEFLSLVGIFKANFIYALLGGIGIIVGAIYMLNLFRKVFYGVCDKEENLKLNDLNLRELVTLVPLCLLVIYLGVSPNIMLKPIDMSVNQMMVKMYNKSLKSETKEFIANSNRIGGGQ